In the genome of Bradyrhizobium arachidis, one region contains:
- a CDS encoding HAD hydrolase-like protein, which translates to MLAFSEFKLLTFDCYGTLIDWDTSIAKLVQPWLLEMESQVPADLVVSTFALMQAKHQQTRPTLLYPDVLRRSWRDIEEQFGWDESPARADEFARSVPFWRPFADTVESLRFLSQHFALGILSNVDNASLAGTLRMLEVPFLFTVTAEDVSSYKPGQPHFDAAIQEAARRGIERSEMLHTAQSKHHDIAPGNRLGLTTVWVNRRHGKKGTGATLAATADPTLTVNSLAELVDLHKSAQGAS; encoded by the coding sequence ATGCTCGCGTTCTCAGAATTCAAACTGCTCACGTTCGATTGCTACGGCACGCTGATCGATTGGGATACCTCCATAGCGAAGCTGGTGCAGCCCTGGTTGCTGGAAATGGAGTCTCAGGTTCCCGCGGATCTCGTCGTCAGCACGTTCGCGCTCATGCAGGCCAAGCATCAGCAGACGCGACCGACCTTGCTTTACCCCGACGTGCTTCGGCGTTCGTGGAGAGACATCGAGGAACAGTTCGGCTGGGACGAAAGCCCTGCCCGCGCGGACGAGTTCGCGCGATCCGTGCCGTTCTGGCGTCCGTTCGCCGACACCGTCGAGAGTCTGCGATTTCTCAGCCAGCACTTCGCGCTCGGCATCCTCTCCAATGTCGACAACGCTTCGCTCGCGGGCACACTCAGGATGCTCGAAGTACCGTTCCTGTTCACGGTCACGGCGGAAGACGTGAGCTCTTACAAGCCCGGCCAACCGCATTTCGATGCGGCCATCCAGGAAGCTGCGCGGCGCGGAATTGAGAGGAGCGAGATGCTCCACACCGCTCAAAGCAAGCACCACGATATCGCACCCGGAAACAGGCTGGGCCTGACGACCGTCTGGGTAAATCGCCGCCACGGCAAGAAGGGCACCGGAGCGACATTGGCCGCCACGGCCGATCCGACCCTGACGGTCAACTCGCTCGCCGAGCTGGTGGATCTGCACAAATCTGCGCAAGGCGCATCATGA
- a CDS encoding GntR family transcriptional regulator, whose translation MTLSDALAGISAVKLSTSDVIAEQLRRAILLGTISGGAQLKQNDVAARFGVSVAPVREALQRLIADGLAVLHPNRGVTVSPISEQDFLEIAELRGLLEPHALRHSGPRLTMADLQYSETVLAKAAQASDPLDRANLHWEFHRSLYKRAERPRLLAQIGGLYQGINRYLLPAWANSGLSSDWVDSHLLIVAKIRDGDIDEACRLIVDQTDASTKRVQAHLHREESLRKDK comes from the coding sequence ATGACACTATCCGACGCACTTGCAGGCATCTCGGCCGTGAAGCTTTCGACCTCGGATGTCATCGCCGAGCAGCTGCGGCGCGCAATCCTCCTTGGAACGATCTCCGGAGGCGCTCAGCTCAAGCAGAACGACGTCGCCGCACGGTTCGGCGTCAGCGTCGCGCCGGTGCGAGAAGCGCTTCAGCGGCTGATCGCTGACGGGCTGGCCGTGCTGCATCCGAACCGTGGCGTGACCGTCTCTCCGATTTCGGAGCAGGATTTCCTCGAGATCGCCGAGTTACGTGGGCTGCTTGAACCACACGCGCTGCGTCACTCGGGTCCACGCCTCACCATGGCGGACCTGCAATATTCCGAAACCGTTCTGGCCAAGGCCGCACAAGCTTCAGATCCACTCGATCGCGCCAATCTGCACTGGGAGTTTCATCGCAGCCTCTACAAGCGGGCGGAGCGGCCGCGCCTGCTTGCCCAAATTGGAGGCCTGTACCAGGGGATCAACCGCTACCTGCTTCCGGCATGGGCCAATTCCGGCCTCAGCTCCGACTGGGTCGACAGTCACCTGCTCATTGTCGCGAAGATTCGCGATGGCGACATCGACGAAGCCTGCCGCCTGATCGTCGATCAGACCGACGCCTCGACCAAGCGCGTCCAGGCCCACCTGCATCGGGAAGAATCTCTCAGGAAAGACAAGTAA